The Limnospira fusiformis SAG 85.79 genomic interval TGGTTCCGGGTTGGACGTTCCCCTTGACTCCTCCTCCGGTACGATAGCGAACCATTTGCACAGCGGCTCCGGCTGGGGGTATAGCACCATACTGTCGCTTTTGATGGTCGGCGGGTAAAACTGCCCTAGAGTTGCCTGTGGTTTGCCACAGAGCGCGATACTCGGTTTCTCGCACTAGTTGAGTCGGTTCGCTCACCTGGGGTCCAAATTGTACTATTCCGGTTAGGGAGTCGATCACATAGTGGCGATCGTCCGGTCGGGAATTGGAAAAGTCCGGGACTTCTTCCCAAGTTTGAGGTAGTTCTCCGGTCGGGGTAACAGTTAGGTATTCTCCGGGGAGGCGAGCCAGCACCGGGGTGCGTTGGAGTCGGTATGCTAGGCCTGGAGTCCCGTCGCTCACTCCTAGTAATTCGTCGCTGATTACTTGACACTGGGTGGCTATGGTGCTTCCTCCGACCGCACGGGAACTGATGCCGACAATGCGGGGGGATGCACTATAAGGGGATTCGTCAGGGGTGGGTTCTGTGTAGACGCAGCGCAGCCAGCGACCTTGATAGGCGGTGAACTGGGCGACGGGAAATTCTACGGGTAAATGCAAAATAATATCTGATCCGCCTTGGGGGTTTCGACCCTGTTTGACTACATCTTGAAAACTGAAGCCTTGGCTTTCGTCGTCTGCTTCTGTCAGTAGGACTGATTGCCAGTATCTCCCATTCCAGGCTTCCCAACGACGAGGGGGATGGTCGGGGTTTATCCCTGTGGGCGTGGCTGCTTGGCCTCTGACTGAGAGAGCGATGACGTTGCCTTCAATGGTACTGTCAGGGTGAAAGACTAGGTAAAAACATTGCCCTGGTTCGGGGCGATCGCTAAACAACGACAGTTCTGGGCCAGACCATGTGCCATCTTCTGTCCTCGTCCACCAGTTCGTTAACCGATCGCGCAACATTTTTGGGGTCTCTTCTGGGGTTTCAGCGTGCAGAATGTGTCCGATCAGGGGTCTGCCAATAACTAACGGGCGAGCCGTACTAAATACGATTGATTCCGCATCAGGTAGCCTAGTGGTCGCTATTTCGATGCCTTCGGGGATGGTATAGGCTTCGGGAAGATCTGATACCAGATAAAAGGTGATTTCCGTTTGGGCGGGGTTGGGAGGCTGTAGGCGAATTCCTAGCAGTTCTAAAAATAGGACGTAGTTTCGCCTGGGAAGCTGGTTGAAGCGACTCAGCATCTGGTCCATCAACCATGCAAACAGTTCCAGCAAGGTTATCCCTGGATCGCTGGGGTTGTAGTTACTCCACTCGGGACAATAGCGAGGGATTCTTAACAAGCATTCTTGCAGCAGATCCTCATAGGTCCGATCATCTAGGCTGGCTTTGGGAAGGTTGGGTAAAAAGTTGAATACCATGGCAGCTTATTCCGGCTCTTTTTGCAGATAGAAAGGATAGACTAGGCTCCTCTTATCTTCACTGGGTTTGAGACTATAGTTAATCACTAAATCTACTCTCCCACCATCGGGGTCGGGAATCGCTTCTACGTCTCTCAGCATGATGCGCGGTTCCCACTGTTCTAAGGCTTCTTGCACGAAGATTCGCATTAACATCAGGGTTTCCGAGTTGATTGGTGCAAAGCTGAGTTCCCACAAACGACAGCCGAACTCTGGCCGGTTGACTCGCTCCCCAATATTGGTCATCAAAATTAGTAAGATCGACTCTCGGACGTTGCGATCGCCTGCACTCAAAGCCCAATTGCCTTGCTGATTTACGAACAGTGGAAAAGCCAATCCTTGACCTATATGCGCCGGGAAACGGGGTTGATTAATCATCTGAATTGTCTCAAATTCCTGGGGTCAATGTTTTCGGGGTTAATAGTTTTTAAAAGTAGAGTATATTCAAGTGGCTTTCAATCGCCTATTAAGTTATGATAATCCTAAAATACGGCAATTGATGAATCGTCAAATTTCCTGGTTTTAACCACCAGGCAGTTTGATAACTGATTCCTGCTTCTTTTCTGGGTTCTGACAGTTCCCGCGTCCGTATGTTATCAGATATGACTATATCTGAACTATATCCTTATTGAAACTTTACAACACCACAGCATAGAGGCTTATAGTCCCAGGGGCTACAAATTTTGAGCCTGTACAGCCTTAAATTCCCCCCAGGTCCACTTGAACGCCTCAGCTATAATATCGCTGGGTGGTTTTGGTTTGTGGTGTATCGTGTTTCCAGATGAAATCAGCTATATTTGTGGGTAGACTGTCTTGGTGGGGAGATTGAAATAAAACCGATCGCTGAACGATATTGGCATCAGCTAATCGTCTTTCCACGCGGGAGGGGATGCCATAGTTGTAGACTACATGACCCTTTCCGACAATAACTACCACGGTAAAGTCTGGGTTAGCTTGGACAAAATTGGCGATCGCATCAGCCATCGTTTCATCCCAAAGAACTTGGGCTTCCACAAAGCGATCGAACCCGCCCTCACTGCCTTGATGTTGGTGTTGCCTATAGACATTGTAGAGCATTTGCCGATAGTTTTCATTATCCGTCTTGATTTCCTCAATGGGGGGAATGTAGCGTTTGTGTTCAGTTTGTAGGCTGGCTAACCCCCCCGCCGCCACTTGTCGCGTCACCTCCGTGGGGGTATTAATGGCTAAAACCGGAAGTTGATTCTCCCGCGCAAATCTAACAATGGGGGCGTAATATTTCCAGGGAAAACCCCAACGTTGCAGATATTCCGTGTCCCGGACCAGTTGGGTTTCTGAGATCTCCCCCGCTAAATATTGATCTATCACTGACTGATAGGGACGCTGGAACATTTCCATGGCGATCGCTATTTGGGGATTGTGCTGATGCAATATTTGCAAAATCTCGAATTGGGCTTGATGGTCCAGGGTGTTGTCGTGGGTTTCCCCCAGATAGATGATGTTAGCCGTTTTGAGAGATTCTAAAATCTTTTGGCGATCGGACGAACTGACAGAAGCCGCGCGCGGAAACTCTGCTAAAGCCGGGGAGGATGGATACATAGTTGATAGTAGGGGAAACACCAAAAACAGTCCCAGGGAACAGGTGCAGAATCGAGTAATCAGTTGGACTTTCAGGATATTATGCTTTTTATACATTTTTTGGATGTGGTAAGTGCATATAAACAAAAAATCTGTAGCCTAGGCTACAAAATTACCAAAAATAAAGACTTAGGCTGAGTTTATGGTATTTAATAAATAGTGTAGCAATAGATTTTCGTCATTTCGATAATCTTGACATAAGTATAACTCCCCATTTTCAACTGATAAGTTGCGGTTTGGGGAGTCAGTTTGTCTTCACATATAAACAGAATAAATTTTCATCAAAATACCCTGTTATCAATGGTTACCTTTTTTGGTGATATCTACCATTTTTATGAATATCACTAATGGGGTGGTTAGCGCGCAATGCAGCCATAAGCTGAGGTTTGACGGCTTTCACCCACTGGTCAAAGTCAAAATTTTGATCATGGTTAGAATTAGGGAGAGTCGTGTGGTTGCGGTCAGTGCGGGTGGTACTCATAGGGATAGCTTATCAAGAGAAAAGATTGACTTATAATTAGCCTAGCGATATATCCCCAAATATTCAATACTAAATGCAAAACTTAACCCAAAATTAATCTGTGAAGAGTGGTAAGGATGGGTTGTAGCCGGGGGGACTAGGAGGAGTGAGCCGGGGTCAGGTGAGATTTCCTGGTTGATATGCGCCACCAATTTTGATAATTTGATAGGCTAACTAAATAGTGTTAGGAACCTGTAAAGAAGTGGATATTGTAATTGGGCGTGGCAAAAAGGCTCGTCGAGCATACGGAATTGATGAAATTGCCCTAGTTCCTGGCCATCGAACCCTTGATCCAAGTTTAGCGGATACCAGTTGGACTATTGGCAATATTAACCGAGAAATTCCGATTATTGCTAGTGCCATGGATAGCGTGGTAGACGTGAATATGGCGGTGAAACTGAGCCAAATCGGTGCGTTGGGGGTTCTGAACTTAGAGGGTATCCAGACCCGTTATGAAGATCCCAACCCGATTTTAGATCGGATTGCCTCGGTGGGAAAAACGGAGTTTGTGACCTTGATGCAAGAACTCTATGCTGAACCGATTAAGCCGGAACTGATTAAAAAACGGATTGCCGAAATTAAGGCTCAGGGCGGTATTGCGGCGGTTAGTGCTACTCCAGCCGGAGCCAGTAAATATGGCGGTACTGTTGCTGAAGCGGGAGCAGACTTATTTTTTGTACAAGCTACGGTGGTTTCAACGGCTTTTCTGTCCCCGGAATCGGTGACTCCCTTAGATTTGGCTCAGTTTTGTGCAAATATGCCTATCCCGGTGATTTTAGGTAACTGTGTCACATTAGAGGTGGCGCTCAACCTAATGAAAGCCGGAGCGGCGGGAATATTGGTAGGTATTGGACCGGGTGCGGCTTGTACTTCTCGTGGTGTGTTAGGGGTGGGAGTTCCCCAGGCGACGGCGGTGGCTGATTGTGCTGCGGCTCGTGATGATTTTTATCAGGAAACTGGGCGTTATGTTTCTGTGATTGCTGATGGAGGATTAATTACTGGGGGCGATATCTGTAAGTGTATTGCTTGCGGTGCTGATGGTGTGATGATTGGCTCTCCCTTTGCTCGTGCTGAAGAATCTCCAGGACGGGGATTTCACTGGGGTATGGCTACTCCTAGTCCTGTGCTTCCCAGGGGAACACGGATTCAGGTGGGTTCTACGGGAACATTAGAGCAAATTCTCCGGGGTCCGGCTCAGTTGGATGATGGGACACACAACCTGCTGGGAGCTTTAAAAACGAGTATGGGAACTTTGGGAGCGAAGACTATCAAAGAAATGCAGCAGGTAGAGGTGGTGATTGCTCCCTCGCTGTTGACTGAGGGTAAGGTCTATCAAAAGGCACAACAATTGGGAATGGGTAAGTAGCAATTATTGGGCTTTCTGTACCCGACTGGCTGATTTTTCCGGGGGGTGGTCTGATTAAGTATCGTAAAATTTAGTGTTACCCACTGGAATTATTTGCGAAAAAGTGCCACAATAGAAGTGGCGGAGACAAATGTTTCCGTTCACTCCTCACACCACACTCCGCCTGGACCTACGGTTCGGGCGGTTTCTTAATTGGGTAATCGTTTAGGTTAGCCAAAATTTTTGGCGATCGCCTGATATGATTAACTTCGATATGCTGTAGTCTTTTGTACAGCCTGGTATCAGAACCATCGGGACAAAATTGCTAATTCTGCCCCAGTTGGTTTGGTGGTAGAATGATTTACGATTTAGATTAAGGATTGGAAGGAATGTCAACAGCCGTAGAAGTTACTGATAGCACCTTTGAGCAGGATGTACTGGAAAGCGAACTTCCGGTGCTGGTGGATTTCTGGGCTCCCTGGTGTGGCCCGTGTCGCATGGTCGCCCCTGTAGTTGAGGAAATTGCAGAGCAGTACGATGGACAGATTAAAGTTGTTAAGCTCAATACCGATGAAAATCCCCAGGTAGCAAGCCAATATGGAATTCGCAGTATTCCCACATTAATGATCTTTAAAGGCGGCCAGAAGGTCGATATGGTGGTGGGAGCGGTTCCTAAAAGTACCCTTGCTAATACATTAGAAAAGTACCTTTAAACCATGGGCTAGACCCGAAACTTGAGATTAAGGGCTTTATATGTGATAGGCTCCCAAAGAATCAGGTTTGAGCGGGATTAAAGGTTCTCCAACCTATCTCGACCCCTAATTAATGCGCGTAAGGTGTTACGGAAATTTCCCGCCATGAGGCAAACTATCCCTATCCTACCTGCACCATTAGTCAAGGCGGCGGGAGTGTCAATAAATAAAAAGCCTGTCTGTCAGGTCCAAGGTGGAGAGTCGGCAAGCGGGTTGTCCCGCCTGCCCCTTTTCCTGGAATTTTCAGCTATGATTGGTGGAATTTTGTAGATAGATAGCCCGGTCAAACTGCGAATATAGGGCGAATTGTTGTCAGTTGTTCTGATTTTATGAATGCTTCTGGAAATGGAGATACGCTGGCATCTCTCAAGAGAGAGATTAACGAACTCATTGATGAGCTACCGGAATTAAAGCACGAAAAATGGATTTTGCGATCGCTTTCTAGCCTGGTGCGTATAGCACAATCGGAGATTGAGTCCTTGGACTGGAAAATTCTCTCGGCTGCTGTGTTGGATATGGAACAGGGATTTGAGATTTTTTATCCTTATCGCCATGTTCGCAAAATCTGCATTTTTGGTTCGGCGAGAACTTCACCAAAAGCCCCAGAATATGATATGGCGGTAGAGTTAGCGCGTTCGATGACTCAGCAGGGATTTATGGTGCTAACAGGCGCTGGCGGCGGAATTATGGAAGCGGCTAATTTGGGCGCGGGTGCAGAGCGATCGTTTGGTTTAAATATCAAACTCCCCTTTGAGCAGTTTTCTAATCCCTACATTGAGGGAGATCCTAAGCTGATTAAGTTTAAGTATTTTTTCACCCGCAAATTGTTTTTTCTGCGCGAAAGTGACGCTTTGGCTATGTTTCCGGGTGGTTTTGGCACTTTGGACGAAACTTTTGAGGGTTTGACTTTGGCTCAAACGGGAAAGTTTGGCCCGGCTCCGGTGATTTTGATTGACCATCCGGGGGGAGATTATTGGTATGATTGGCAAGAATTTGTCAGAAAACAGCTTTTGCGACGGGGTTTGATTTCCCAGGATGACCCTAGTATCTACACGATTACAGATAGTTTGGCTGTAGCAGAGGCGGCGA includes:
- a CDS encoding putative baseplate assembly protein, which produces MVFNFLPNLPKASLDDRTYEDLLQECLLRIPRYCPEWSNYNPSDPGITLLELFAWLMDQMLSRFNQLPRRNYVLFLELLGIRLQPPNPAQTEITFYLVSDLPEAYTIPEGIEIATTRLPDAESIVFSTARPLVIGRPLIGHILHAETPEETPKMLRDRLTNWWTRTEDGTWSGPELSLFSDRPEPGQCFYLVFHPDSTIEGNVIALSVRGQAATPTGINPDHPPRRWEAWNGRYWQSVLLTEADDESQGFSFQDVVKQGRNPQGGSDIILHLPVEFPVAQFTAYQGRWLRCVYTEPTPDESPYSASPRIVGISSRAVGGSTIATQCQVISDELLGVSDGTPGLAYRLQRTPVLARLPGEYLTVTPTGELPQTWEEVPDFSNSRPDDRHYVIDSLTGIVQFGPQVSEPTQLVRETEYRALWQTTGNSRAVLPADHQKRQYGAIPPAGAAVQMVRYRTGGGVKGNVQPGTITVMKTAVPYVGAVVNHIPARSGSDAESLEMAAIRVPQMLRTRDRAVTPEDFETLAIVAGQGAIARSRCLRASPGEAGTVELLLIPRTSLLGIEQGVGISPDELAISSELNRQVLSYLDERRLLGIQVKCREPEYVGVVVAAEITIGAQYNNPNAREEMRSQLQIALYRFLNPIIGGAQSQGWPFGQPLYTADIIALLQQFPTVISLGAVQLFPIRRQGGRWVRGQPTAIIDPGSNGTICSWSDVAGGWSHIINIIY
- a CDS encoding GPW/gp25 family protein, which produces MINQPRFPAHIGQGLAFPLFVNQQGNWALSAGDRNVRESILLILMTNIGERVNRPEFGCRLWELSFAPINSETLMLMRIFVQEALEQWEPRIMLRDVEAIPDPDGGRVDLVINYSLKPSEDKRSLVYPFYLQKEPE
- a CDS encoding ChaN family lipoprotein, whose protein sequence is MYKKHNILKVQLITRFCTCSLGLFLVFPLLSTMYPSSPALAEFPRAASVSSSDRQKILESLKTANIIYLGETHDNTLDHQAQFEILQILHQHNPQIAIAMEMFQRPYQSVIDQYLAGEISETQLVRDTEYLQRWGFPWKYYAPIVRFARENQLPVLAINTPTEVTRQVAAGGLASLQTEHKRYIPPIEEIKTDNENYRQMLYNVYRQHQHQGSEGGFDRFVEAQVLWDETMADAIANFVQANPDFTVVVIVGKGHVVYNYGIPSRVERRLADANIVQRSVLFQSPHQDSLPTNIADFIWKHDTPQTKTTQRYYS
- a CDS encoding GuaB3 family IMP dehydrogenase-related protein — translated: MDIVIGRGKKARRAYGIDEIALVPGHRTLDPSLADTSWTIGNINREIPIIASAMDSVVDVNMAVKLSQIGALGVLNLEGIQTRYEDPNPILDRIASVGKTEFVTLMQELYAEPIKPELIKKRIAEIKAQGGIAAVSATPAGASKYGGTVAEAGADLFFVQATVVSTAFLSPESVTPLDLAQFCANMPIPVILGNCVTLEVALNLMKAGAAGILVGIGPGAACTSRGVLGVGVPQATAVADCAAARDDFYQETGRYVSVIADGGLITGGDICKCIACGADGVMIGSPFARAEESPGRGFHWGMATPSPVLPRGTRIQVGSTGTLEQILRGPAQLDDGTHNLLGALKTSMGTLGAKTIKEMQQVEVVIAPSLLTEGKVYQKAQQLGMGK
- the trxA gene encoding thioredoxin, producing MSTAVEVTDSTFEQDVLESELPVLVDFWAPWCGPCRMVAPVVEEIAEQYDGQIKVVKLNTDENPQVASQYGIRSIPTLMIFKGGQKVDMVVGAVPKSTLANTLEKYL
- a CDS encoding LOG family protein, giving the protein MNASGNGDTLASLKREINELIDELPELKHEKWILRSLSSLVRIAQSEIESLDWKILSAAVLDMEQGFEIFYPYRHVRKICIFGSARTSPKAPEYDMAVELARSMTQQGFMVLTGAGGGIMEAANLGAGAERSFGLNIKLPFEQFSNPYIEGDPKLIKFKYFFTRKLFFLRESDALAMFPGGFGTLDETFEGLTLAQTGKFGPAPVILIDHPGGDYWYDWQEFVRKQLLRRGLISQDDPSIYTITDSLAVAEAAIADFYQVYHSSRYVGDLFVMRLNCELSDEQVEYLNQDFQDILSRGRIEKSPALPKELGDETEHLPRLVFYFNQRDVGRLYLMIAAINKMGQNLPGASHPEQK